In the uncultured Methanobacterium sp. genome, one interval contains:
- a CDS encoding DNA alkylation repair protein: MEYDEIIPELEALSNPQDVEGMARFGINPQKTYAVRIPELQKIAKKAGKNHKLAARLWEAGYRETRILACMIEDPKQVTAEQMDLWAAEFDYWEICDQCCMRLFRLTPFAYQKIFQWSESEEEFKKRAAFALIAVLAVHDKKAPDEKFEQFFPLIIKESTDNRNYVKKAVNWALRHIGKKNIALNKKAIITARKIKKMDSKSAKWIASDALRELESEKVQERLYNQSQSM, from the coding sequence ATGGAATATGATGAGATCATACCGGAACTGGAAGCACTGTCAAACCCACAGGATGTGGAGGGAATGGCTCGTTTTGGGATCAACCCTCAAAAAACCTATGCCGTACGTATTCCTGAACTTCAAAAAATTGCTAAAAAGGCAGGAAAAAATCACAAACTGGCAGCTAGACTGTGGGAGGCAGGTTACCGTGAGACCAGGATACTGGCTTGCATGATTGAGGATCCTAAACAGGTTACCGCAGAACAGATGGATTTATGGGCTGCTGAATTTGATTACTGGGAGATATGTGACCAGTGCTGCATGAGACTATTCCGTCTGACACCATTTGCATATCAGAAAATTTTCCAGTGGAGTGAAAGTGAAGAAGAGTTTAAAAAGAGGGCAGCATTTGCTTTAATCGCAGTGTTAGCGGTTCATGATAAAAAAGCACCTGATGAAAAATTTGAACAATTTTTCCCATTAATAATCAAAGAATCAACTGATAATCGAAATTACGTTAAAAAAGCTGTTAACTGGGCTTTAAGACATATTGGGAAAAAGAACATTGCCTTAAATAAAAAGGCAATTATCACTGCACGTAAAATTAAGAAAATGGATTCAAAGAGTGCTAAGTGGATAGCTTCAGATGCTTTAAGGGAACTTGAGAGTGAAAAAGTTCAGGAAAGATTATATAACCAATCACAATCAATGTGA
- a CDS encoding LRR adjacent, producing the protein MIKKIRFKKLNIVLLLLILVIGLIVGLLWATGTSQKEISSNGSFEDQYVKFSYPTSLVAVQYTFENSTIVDFYNSNQTSTNNYVGNIRFATNNLTNLKKVYPDGSMGQYEGHRTWQGENTNGPYIYILLSSADAPVMTLQMDFKSEYKSAYKEILNTLKIKKIPA; encoded by the coding sequence TTGATTAAAAAAATAAGATTTAAAAAACTTAACATCGTGTTATTATTGTTGATTTTAGTGATAGGGCTTATAGTAGGATTATTATGGGCAACTGGAACTTCTCAGAAGGAAATAAGTAGTAATGGGTCTTTTGAAGACCAGTATGTAAAATTCAGTTATCCCACATCATTAGTGGCGGTGCAGTACACCTTTGAAAATTCAACCATTGTGGATTTCTACAACTCCAACCAAACCAGTACCAATAACTACGTGGGGAACATCCGTTTTGCCACGAATAACCTGACAAATCTAAAGAAGGTATATCCGGATGGTTCTATGGGTCAATATGAGGGACATCGTACATGGCAAGGAGAAAATACTAACGGACCTTACATCTATATCCTGCTATCTTCTGCAGATGCACCGGTTATGACATTGCAGATGGATTTTAAATCAGAATATAAATCGGCCTATAAAGAGATATTGAACACCCTTAAAATAAAGAAAATCCCTGCATAA
- the atwA gene encoding methyl coenzyme M reductase system, component A2 → MSFIEIKNITKTFNGVKVLKNLNISVEEGTILGILGKSGSGKSVLINMLRGMKDYKPDEGQIIYNIALCPECLAVEPPSKENQPCKCGGKFQRKEVDFWNADRHVFAAIRRRISIMLQRTFALYEDETVIDNVLKAITEHDEEESTYMAIDLLDLAQMTHRITHIARDLSGGEKQRVVLARQLAKEPMIFLADEPTGTLDPTTAEFIHQALIEGIKGQGLTMVITSHWPEVMRDLSDEVIWLDNGEIIQKGDPETVVENFMEHVPKPQINKEFETGGPIIELQDVKKHYYSIDRGVIKAVDSVNLSVNEGEIYGVVGLSGAGKTTLSRLLYGLTDPSSGQIRVKLGDQWIDMTEKGPFGRGRVKPYLGILHQEYSLYPHRNVLGNLTEAISLELPAEFAQIKALYVLNAVGFSEEYAQKILYKYHDELSGGERHRVALAQVLIKEPKIIILDEPTGTMDPITRVQVTDSIRKAREELNQTFLIISHDMDFVLDVCDRASIMRGGKILKTGLPSEVVEDLTSKEKNKMLSKEGKTSKK, encoded by the coding sequence ATGTCTTTCATAGAAATAAAAAACATCACAAAAACATTCAATGGTGTCAAAGTCCTGAAAAACTTGAATATTAGTGTGGAAGAAGGAACAATATTAGGAATTCTGGGAAAGAGCGGTTCTGGAAAATCAGTTTTGATAAACATGCTCCGTGGAATGAAAGATTACAAGCCAGATGAAGGTCAGATAATCTATAACATTGCATTGTGTCCTGAATGTCTTGCTGTGGAACCACCATCAAAGGAAAACCAGCCATGTAAATGTGGAGGCAAGTTTCAGAGAAAAGAAGTAGATTTCTGGAACGCTGATCGACATGTCTTCGCAGCTATCCGGCGTCGAATTTCCATAATGCTGCAGAGAACCTTTGCACTGTATGAAGATGAAACTGTGATTGATAATGTTTTAAAAGCAATTACAGAACATGATGAAGAAGAAAGCACTTACATGGCCATTGATCTCCTTGATCTGGCCCAGATGACCCATAGGATCACCCACATTGCACGTGATCTGTCTGGTGGAGAAAAGCAGAGAGTGGTTCTGGCCAGGCAACTAGCCAAAGAACCCATGATCTTCCTGGCAGATGAACCAACCGGTACTCTGGATCCAACCACCGCGGAATTCATACACCAAGCCCTCATTGAAGGTATTAAGGGCCAGGGTTTAACCATGGTAATCACCTCCCACTGGCCAGAGGTAATGAGGGATCTTTCTGATGAAGTGATCTGGCTGGATAATGGGGAAATTATCCAGAAAGGCGATCCAGAGACAGTGGTGGAAAATTTCATGGAACACGTGCCAAAACCTCAAATAAACAAAGAATTTGAAACTGGTGGCCCCATCATTGAGCTTCAAGATGTTAAAAAGCATTACTATTCCATTGACCGGGGAGTGATTAAAGCCGTGGACAGTGTTAATCTCAGTGTTAATGAAGGTGAGATATACGGAGTGGTAGGTCTTTCTGGAGCAGGTAAAACCACTTTATCAAGGCTCTTATATGGACTCACTGATCCCAGCAGTGGCCAGATACGTGTTAAACTGGGAGATCAATGGATCGATATGACTGAAAAAGGTCCTTTCGGCAGGGGACGGGTTAAACCTTACCTTGGGATACTCCATCAGGAATACAGCCTATATCCTCATCGTAATGTACTGGGCAACCTAACCGAAGCTATCAGTCTGGAGTTACCCGCTGAATTTGCCCAGATAAAGGCACTGTACGTTTTAAACGCAGTTGGATTTAGTGAAGAATATGCCCAGAAGATTCTCTACAAATACCATGATGAGCTGAGTGGAGGGGAACGCCACAGGGTAGCCTTGGCCCAGGTACTCATTAAAGAACCTAAAATTATTATTCTGGACGAACCAACCGGCACCATGGACCCCATTACCCGAGTCCAGGTCACAGATTCCATTAGAAAAGCACGTGAAGAACTTAATCAAACTTTCCTCATAATATCTCATGACATGGATTTTGTACTTGATGTTTGTGACCGGGCCTCCATTATGCGAGGTGGAAAAATCCTTAAAACAGGACTTCCTTCAGAAGTTGTGGAAGACCTCACCAGTAAAGAGAAAAATAAGATGTTGAGTAAAGAGGGTAAAACTTCTAAAAAATAG
- a CDS encoding DUF134 domain-containing protein, giving the protein MARPRRFRRISEEPHIKCFKPEREDLDSLKPIEILIDEFEAIRLRDYHDIQQKRSAEIMGVSQPTFHRILTSARKKIANALINGNTIVINGKDHLIRYECNDCGFKWQHPRKEYNKCPDCGSTSIGTVEEEKEEYTADSEEAIMDRKSYGGKGLGAGPPLVCKCPNCGYESPKTRGVPCSNTKCPECETPLCGNP; this is encoded by the coding sequence ATGGCAAGGCCCCGTAGATTTAGAAGAATTTCAGAAGAGCCCCATATAAAGTGTTTTAAACCAGAAAGAGAAGATTTAGATTCTCTAAAACCTATTGAAATATTGATAGATGAGTTTGAAGCGATCCGGCTAAGAGATTATCATGATATTCAACAGAAGAGATCAGCTGAAATAATGGGAGTCTCACAGCCCACATTTCACCGTATATTAACTTCAGCCCGGAAAAAAATAGCTAATGCACTTATTAATGGGAATACTATCGTTATAAATGGGAAAGATCATTTAATTCGCTACGAATGTAATGACTGTGGATTCAAATGGCAACATCCCCGTAAGGAATATAATAAATGTCCGGATTGTGGATCTACCAGTATCGGCACTGTAGAAGAAGAAAAAGAAGAGTATACTGCAGATTCTGAAGAAGCAATAATGGATAGAAAATCTTATGGGGGAAAAGGGCTTGGTGCAGGACCACCACTGGTTTGTAAATGTCCAAATTGTGGTTATGAATCTCCAAAAACTAGAGGAGTGCCTTGTAGCAATACTAAATGCCCTGAATGTGAAACTCCCCTTTGTGGGAACCCTTAA